The bacterium DNA window GGCAAGTCCAGCCGCAGCAGGATGATCTTCCCCTCGCCCTGCCAGTACGGCTGAATGCGGACCTCGTGCCACTCGTTATCCCCGGTGACGGCGAAGTGTGTCTCCTTGCCGGGCGAGAAGCCGCCGTACTGCGTCTGGGTGGTGTTGGTCCAGAAGATCTCGCCGTCGCCGCCGTCATCGGTCTTCAGCCGCACCTCGACCGCCTGCCACGGCGTCGCCGTGATCTCGAACTGCGGGCCGATGAGGAACGGGTCCCAGTCCACGATCGTGCCCTGCAGCAGGCCGTCGGCCACCTTGACGTCCTTGATGTGGTTGGCGCCCTTCCAGCCCTCCACGTCGCCGGCGGTGTTGAAGTTCCACTCCTTCACCACCTGCGGGGCGGCGAAGATGCAGCTTGCGAGCAACGTCCCGAGCAGCACCAGCATCCCGGCTCTCATGACAGTCCTCCTCAATCCGGCAAGCGTTCGAAGCGGATGCTGTCCAGGCTGAAGCTCCCCGGCGTGTCGCCGGAGCCCACGAAGTAGACGCTGTCACACAGGAAGAACCACTCGGTCGCGTACTTGAGGTCCGCGAAGACCTTCGGCTCCTGACCGGGTGCTGTGACCGTCAGCGTGTACGCCGGTTTCTCGACGCCGAGCGCGAAGTCACACTGGACGTGCAGCCACTGCCCGAGCGGGAAGGCCATGGCCTCGCCGGCGGTGGTGGAGAGCTTCCCGTCGTGGTTGAAGCGCGCCAGCGGGCCGGCGCCCTTGCCCTCGTAGCGAACTTCGAGCAGGCAGTCGGCGCCGTCCACCCGCACGTCGAAGGTCAACCGCGCCCGGCCCGTCCGGAAGGGTGTCACCGAGCGGTGCATGAACGGCCAGAAGCTGCAGCCGGCCGCGTCGGTGAACTTCACGCAGCGCTTCCCGGCCGCGGGGTTTTGATCGCTGACGGCGACCGTCGCCGCGTCGCGGTTCCAGGACTGCCAGGGCGTCGCTGGCCTGCTGCCCACCGCGAGGTCCTCGAAGTCCTCGGAGAAGCCACTCGTCTTGGGGTCGAGGGGGTGGAAGTCCCCCAGCGTCTCGGGGACGTTCTGGCCGCACAGGCCGAACTGCGGGGGCGCGTCATACCCGAGCACAACCGCCGCGTGGTCCTTGAGGTACTCGAGTCGCACCGCCAGGAACTCGCCCTGCCGCGTCACAGTGGCGCCGCTTAGCGCGGGATAGGCCGCCAGGAGGCGCGCCTCGCCCTGCAGCGGCAACCACACCCGCACGTTGCGCAGCTCGGGGTTCAGGTCGGTGTAGTCGTCGGCGTTCAGGTCGGTCATGCGCCCGCCGACGCGGCTGCTCATGTCCACGATGTGCAGGACGATCTGCCCCTGCTTCTGGCGCAGCGTACACAGCAACGGGGCCAACCCGGCATTGGCCACCGCGCCGTACGACGGCCCGCAGCCCAGGGCCTTCAGCGCCCCCAGCAGCGCCTCATCCTGCGGGTAGAGCACCTGGTCAGTCGCCAGGTACGCCACCTTCCCCTGCCCCAGCGTGTGCACGGTCAGCGCCGGGCGGCCGTCGGCGAACGACAGCAGCGTCTGCGCCGTCCCCGGCGTCACATCCCACGACCCCAGCATCCAGCAACTGCGGTCGCCGATCCTGATCGCCGCGGGCTTGTTGGCCTGACGCGCCGTGCGCTTGAGGCCCAGGAGGCCGTCATCGCGCAGGCCGTCGCCGCACACCAGCAGCACGCCGCCCTGGCGGACGAAGGCCTCCAGCCACTGCATCGTCTCGGGGGCGAGGGCGTTCCCCATCGGCAGCACCACCACGCGGTACGGCGCCAGGCCCTGCCGGAGCGTCTCCTCATTGACGATGTCGGTGAAGTAGCGCGCCTCCTGCAGACACCGGGCCGCATTGCCAGCGACGGTCGTGTCCCACTTGCGGCCCTGCGCCAGCCAGGTCGTCTCGCTGTCCAGCACGGCCACCTGCGACAGCGACGTGGAGGGCCCCAGGGCCGGGGCGCGGTCGCGCACGAACTGCGCCATGCGCCGCGTCATCTCGATGGCCGAGGGCGGGAGGTCGCCACCGACCGTCCAGGCGAACCACTGGCCGCCGTGGGCCATCGTCAGCGCGCCTTCCTGGAAGGTGCGCTGCGGCGAATAGACCCGCGTCAGCGCCCGGTAGGGGGCCGCGTAGCTCATGATGTCCCAGGGGATCTTCTGCTGCGCCCCCCAGCGCATGACCACCGCCGGCAGTTGCCGGATCGAGCCACAGTCGCCCGTAAGGGTGTCCGCCCAGTCCGGCATCGGTTCGGGTTTGTGCGACCATGACCAGTTGCTCGTGTACATCGCCCGCTTGCTGGCGGTGTGGATCGTCTCGGCGACGAGGCGGCGGTACTCGTGGAAGCGCTGGTAGTGCCAGTCGCACCACTTGGCCCACAGCGGGGAGGCCTCATCGCGCGGCGCGTCCTGACCCGTGTCAGCTTTCCATTCCCTGAGGCAGTTGTCGCACCAGCAGGGCTTCGTGAGGATGTAGTCACCGTCGAACCAAAAGCCATCGGGGTCGTACCGGGCGATGATCTCCTTGATCTGCGGGAGGAACTGCTCGTAGAGGTAGCCCCTTTTATCGCGGTTGGGCCGGTTGCACACGCACGGGTCGCCGTTGATGGTGATCTCGCCCTTGGCTGTGCGCATGGCCCACTCGGGGTGGTCCTTGACCTGCAGCGGCCGCCGGTCCACCGACATGTAGATGCAGAGCTTCTTGCCCAGCTTCTGCGTGACCGTCTTGAACGTCGCGAGGGTGTCATAGCCGTCGGCGTTGGGGTTGTTCAGGCCGACCTTGGTGGGGTAGGTCGCGTAGCCGTTGCTCTGGGCCGAGACCTGGACCATGGTCACTGGGACACTGCGGAAGGCCTCGAGCAGCTCGTCCGGGGGCACCCCCTTGCCCAGCAGCCCCGAGTGGTTGTCGCAGTGGATGTTGACCAGCGAACTGCGGTACCAGTCGTTGCGCGGCTTCTGGGCCATCGCGCAGGAGGCTACAGCCAGCAGCAGGGCAAGCAGGGCCAGGCGCATGGGCACGGTCCCTCCACGATAGTGCTGCTCTGTTCCATTTCCTCCCCGGCCGCACCTGCCTCCGCATCCTCCGGGCAGCACGCAGGAGTGTCGCAGCCCCGCGCGGAACTCTCCCCTCAGAGACCAATGTGTGAGGCCGACCATGGACATCACGGCGCTATCACGTCACGCCGGCAACCTGCGTAGCATCTACGAGGGGCTGCTGGAGTCCGAACTAGATCGCGGCCTGCAGCGCCTGCTGGCCGACGAGCAGTGGGGGTTGCTGGCCATCTGGGCCATCACGGCCGCCGAGGTGCCGGCGCGGCGCATCATCACCAAGCTGCTGGAGGCCGAGCGCTTCCAGGAGTTGGCGCTCCCCGCGTGTCTGCGGCGGCAGGTGCGGCGGCAGGAAGTCATCGTGCACAACCCCGCCCGCGCCAAGCGCATCTTCCGCGACATGGATGCCGAGGAGGACGAGGCCGGGATTCCCGAGCACATCATGCAGGAGGCCCAGGACATCGCCGACGCGGCCGACACCAGCCGCATGGCCGCGCTGAGCCGCGAGGCCGGCATAGACCGCGACCCTCTGCGCGAGCTGATCGTCAACGGCATCGCCCAGAAGCTGAACACCTCGGAGATCGCCGGCGAGGTGCTGATAGCCATCGCCAAGGCCGGCGCCTTCGAGGACGCGCGGCGCATGGCCGCCCTGAAGTTGGCCAACAATGACCTCGTGATGCGCCGCCTGGCGCGCGAGGGGCGTGGCGCGGACATGATCGTCGTGGCCGAGAACTCGGGGCTCGAATCGGTCCGCACCAACGTCGCCCGCGCGCTCGGGCCCGTGATGGGCGCCATGCGCTCCCAGAAAGACTGGGACAGCCTGCGCTGGGCCGGCAAGCACCACCCCGACCCCAAGGCCCGCGAGGCCGTCGCCAAGGTGCTGGCCGACGAAGCACAGGCGTAGGGGCGGGGATCAGGGGACCGCGCCGTTACCCTTGTCGGGGAGAGGCACCACCGATGGCACTGCGCGTCGGCGCACACCGCAGCAACATCACACCCCACCTGGGCTGCCATCTGGCAGGCTACTTCCAGGACCGCCTCGCCGCCGATGTCGCCGACGAACTGCAGGCGCGCACCGTCGTCTTCGAGAGCGACGACACGGCCCTCGCCTGCTGCGTCCTCGATCTCATCGTGGCCGACCAGGTCTACCTCAACGCCGCCAAGCAACGCGCGCAGGAGCTGACCGGCATCCCCGCCGACCACATCTTCATCTCCTGCACTCACACCCACTACGGCCCCTCGCCGTTCACCCTCGGCAACGTCGTGTGTGAGGAGGAGTACCTGCAGTGGGCGATGGTCACGGTGGGGGATAGCGTGAAGCTGGCGCAGAACCGGTTGCGGCCCGCCGAAGTCGCCTCCGCCTCAGGCGCTTGCCCCGAGGAGACGCACAACCGCCGCTGGCGCATGCGGGACGGCAGCGTGCGCATGAACCCGGGCTATCAGAACCCGGACATGGTCGAGCCCGCCGGCCCGACGGACCCGGAGGTTGTGCTCCTCGTCGCGCGCGACGCCGACACCCAAGACCCCATCGCAGCCCTCGCCAACTACTCGCTGCACTACGTGGGCGGGCCGTACCATGACCGAGTGAGCGCCGACTACTTCGGGTACTTCGACCGGGCTCTTACCCGCATGGCCGGGGGCGAGTTCGTCGCCGTGATGGCCAACGGCTGCTGCGGCGACATCAACAACTGCGACTTCACGCGCCCGGCCTCCGCGTACCCACACCCCTTCTACCAGGCCGAGCGCGTCGCCAACCGCGTGGCGGCGGCGGCCTACTACGCCTGGCTGGGCATCCGCGACTATGACGCCGCGCCGGCCCTCGGCGTCGCCCACGAGACCGTCACCTTCACCCGGCGCGAGCCCTCCGCCGACGAACTGGCCGCGGCCAGGGCCCTGCGCGAGAGCAAGCACGATCCGGCGGACCTGGATTGGATCTACGCGGGGGAACTCATCGGGGTCAGCGAGGAGCCGCTGCACCGCCCGACGCCGGTCATGGCGCTGCGCGTGGGCGATGCGGGGATCGTGGGCCTGCCGGGAGAGATGTTCGTGCAGTACGGCCTGCAGATCAAGCGGCGCTCGCCCTTCGACCGCACGCTGACGGTCGAGTTGGCGAACGACTACGTCGGCTACTGCCCGACCGACCGCGCTCTGGACGAGGGCAGCTACGAGACCCGTCTGGCTCGCACCGCAAAGGCAGCCCGGGGCACCGAGGGGCTCTTCGTCGAGGCGGCGGTGAGGCTACTGAACCAACTGGCGTAGGGCGCGGGAGCCGCATGGCAGAGGCCGCGTGGGCGCGCGTGTCCCCACGCGCGCATCGGTCGTCGGCCCGACAAGAGTGTCGGGCGTACCGCCCCATATCCCCGCCATCCCCCCATCAGGCGCCCCCTACTTC harbors:
- a CDS encoding alpha-L-fucosidase, coding for MRLALLALLLAVASCAMAQKPRNDWYRSSLVNIHCDNHSGLLGKGVPPDELLEAFRSVPVTMVQVSAQSNGYATYPTKVGLNNPNADGYDTLATFKTVTQKLGKKLCIYMSVDRRPLQVKDHPEWAMRTAKGEITINGDPCVCNRPNRDKRGYLYEQFLPQIKEIIARYDPDGFWFDGDYILTKPCWCDNCLREWKADTGQDAPRDEASPLWAKWCDWHYQRFHEYRRLVAETIHTASKRAMYTSNWSWSHKPEPMPDWADTLTGDCGSIRQLPAVVMRWGAQQKIPWDIMSYAAPYRALTRVYSPQRTFQEGALTMAHGGQWFAWTVGGDLPPSAIEMTRRMAQFVRDRAPALGPSTSLSQVAVLDSETTWLAQGRKWDTTVAGNAARCLQEARYFTDIVNEETLRQGLAPYRVVVLPMGNALAPETMQWLEAFVRQGGVLLVCGDGLRDDGLLGLKRTARQANKPAAIRIGDRSCWMLGSWDVTPGTAQTLLSFADGRPALTVHTLGQGKVAYLATDQVLYPQDEALLGALKALGCGPSYGAVANAGLAPLLCTLRQKQGQIVLHIVDMSSRVGGRMTDLNADDYTDLNPELRNVRVWLPLQGEARLLAAYPALSGATVTRQGEFLAVRLEYLKDHAAVVLGYDAPPQFGLCGQNVPETLGDFHPLDPKTSGFSEDFEDLAVGSRPATPWQSWNRDAATVAVSDQNPAAGKRCVKFTDAAGCSFWPFMHRSVTPFRTGRARLTFDVRVDGADCLLEVRYEGKGAGPLARFNHDGKLSTTAGEAMAFPLGQWLHVQCDFALGVEKPAYTLTVTAPGQEPKVFADLKYATEWFFLCDSVYFVGSGDTPGSFSLDSIRFERLPD